Proteins found in one Emys orbicularis isolate rEmyOrb1 chromosome 23, rEmyOrb1.hap1, whole genome shotgun sequence genomic segment:
- the MARCKSL1 gene encoding MARCKS-related protein, whose product MGSQGSKAAKGDVMAQKSADVAAVSPSKSNGQENGHVKINGDVSPKADGEAPPLNGNGSAEPVKDEAKAESGSGDAIEPAPAAEGGEAKPDGAAACKETPKKKKKFSFKKPFKLSGISFRKNKKEAGDSAVSSPTDDQAKAEAKGEENPTCSANETEQTSTTQEEKAEEKAAAVDSSPAAAEGQQEAEPKREDAEAGEAKEKEEQEQQLGESQEATAKPEESSKPVEPEASTTPAATEQKEE is encoded by the exons ATGGGAAGCCAGGGCTCCAAAGCGGCCAAAGGAGACGTGATGGCTCAGAAATCGGCCGATGTTGCTGCGGTGTCTCCCTCCAAATCAAACGGCCAG GAGAATGGCCATGTGAAGATAAATGGGGATGTCTCACCAAAGGCTGATGGAGAAGCCCCACCACTGAATGGCAATGGATCTGCTGAGCCAGTCAAAGATGAGGCCAAGGCAGAGTCTGGCAGTGGAGATGCCATtgagccagccccagctgctgaagGTGGGGAGGCCAAGCCTGATGGTGCTGCAGCCTGCAAGGAGACccccaagaagaagaagaagttctCTTTCAAGAAGCCCTTCAAGCTGAGCGGGATCTCCTTCAGGAAGAACAAGAAAGAGGCTGGGGATTCTGCTGTGTCCTCTCCCACAGATGACCAGGCCAAAGCAGAAGCCAAAGGAGAGGAGAACCCTACCTGCTCTGCCAATGAAACAGAGCAGACCAGTACAACACAGGAAGAGAAAGCGGAGGAGAAAGCTGCTGCAGTGGACAGCAGTCCGGCTGCTGCTgaggggcagcaggaagcagagCCTAAAAGGGAAGATGCAGAAGCAGGGGAAGCCAAGGAGAAAGAggaacaggagcagcagctgggggaaAGCCAGGAGGCTACCGCTAAGCCAGAGGAGTCCTCAAAACCCGTGGAGCCTGAGGCCAGTACAACACCTGCAGCAACTGAGCAGAAGGAAGAATAG